A region of the Bacillus sp. NP247 genome:
AGCCGCAGACCTGAAAGTTTCTTACGAGATTTTCAAGATATGCATCCTGTATTAGAAAAACTCGTGAAGCTTGTAAAAGTATTTACAGAGCGTTTCCAAGCAATTAAACGAGATAAAGGAATGGTTGATTTCACAGATTTAGAGCATTTCTGTTTGCAAATTTTAAGTGAGCAAAGTGAAGCCGGTGAAATGAAGCCGTCAGCAGTAGCGCTTCAATATCGTAATAAATTTGCTGAAGTACTAGTTGATGAATATCAAGATACGAACTTCGTACAGGAATCAATTATTAAATTCGTAACGAAAGATTCTGAGAGTGAAGGAAACTTGTTCATGGTTGGTGACGTAAAACAGTCAATCTATCGTTTCCGACTAGCAGAGCCTGGTTTATTCTTAGGAAAATATAAACGTTTCACACAAGAAGGATTGGACGGCGGAATGAAGATTGACTTAGCGAAAAACTTCCGTAGCCGTCATGAAGTGCTAGCAGGTACGAACTTTATTTTCAAACAAATTATGGGCGAAGAAGTTGGAGAGATTGACTACGACGCTGACGCTGAATTAAAACTAGGCGCTAGTTATCCAGAAGGTGAAGATGTAGCGGCTGAATTATTATGTATTCAGCAAACGGAAGAAGAAGTAATAGATGGTGAAGAAGGTGCAGAAGTAGAAAAAGCGCAGCTTGAAGCTCGTCTTATGGCACAGCGCATTAAAGCGATGGTCGATTCAGGTTATGAAGTGTATGACCGAAAAACGGATAGTATGCGACCAGTACAATACCGTGATTTCGTTATTTTACTTCGCTCTATGCCGTGGGCACCGCAAATTATGGAAGAGTTAAAACTACAAGGAATTCCAGTATATGCAGACCTTGCGACTGGTTACTTTGAAGCGACAGAAGTAAATATTATGATGAACGTATTCCGCGTTATTGATAATCCGATGCAAGATATTCCACTTGCAGCAGTACTTCGTTCACCGATCGTTGGACTAAATGACGAAGAACTTGCGACGCTTCGTGCTCATGGAAAGAAAGGGTCATTTTATGAAGTAATGAGTTCATTCTTAAAAGGAGCACCGCTTGAAGAAGAACAAGAACTGCATGATAAATTAGAGTGGTTTTATAACTTACTGCAAGGATGGCGTGAATTTGCGCGCCAACAATCACTTTCTGATTTAATTTGGAAAGTGTACGGTGAGACAGGGTATTATGACTTTGTCGGCGGTTTACCAGCTGGAAAGCAAAGGCAGGCAAACTTGCGCGTATTATATGACCGCGCAAGGCAATATGAAGCAACTTCATTTAGAGGATTATTCCGCTTCTTACGTTTTATTGAACGTATTTTAGAACGCGGTGACGATATGGGTACGGCGAGAGCTCTCGGTGAACAAGAAGATGTTGTTCGCATTATGACGATTCATAAAAGTAAAGGGCTAGAGTTCCCGGTCGTATTTGTAGCTGGACTTGGTCGCCGTTTTAATACACAAGATTTAATGAAGCGTTTCTTACTTCATAAAGATTTCGGTTTCGGTTCACAATTTATCGATCCTCGTAAACGAATTAAATATACGACATTATCGCAACTAGCGATTAAGCGTAAAATGAAGATGGAATTAATTGCGGAAGAAATGCGCGTACTATACGTAGCGCTAACGCGTGCAAAAGAGAAGTTAATTTTAATTGGAACGGTTAAAGATGCAAATAAAGAAATGGAAAAATGGCTCGATGCAAGAGAGCATAGTGAATGGTTATTACCAGACCATATACGTGCCGGAGCGTCATGTTATTTAGATTGGATTGCACCTTCATTATATAGACATCGTGATAGTGAAATGCTTCTTGAATTAGGACAAGGAAATATTCCAAGTGACATTTATGGATATGACACTAGCTGGAAAGTAGAAGTTGTTGACGGCAACACGTTACTCGCACCAGAACCGGTTCAAGAAGAGAAAAAAGAATTACTAGAAGCACTTCGTGAGAAAAAAGCTGTTCTGCTACAAAGTGAACGAAAAGATGAAGTATACGACAGATTAATGTGGAAGTACGGATATGAGGACGCGACATCTCACCGTGCGAAACAGTCTGTTACAGAAATAAAGAGAAATTATCAATCTGAAGAAGGCAGCGATAATGCCTTTATTAAAAAACTACGTGCACCAATTAAAACACGTCCGCGCTTTATGGAGAAAAAAGGGCTAACATACGCAGAGCGAGGGACAGCAGTCCATGCCGTTATGCAGCATGTAGATTTGAAGAAACCAATTACGATTGAAGTTCTTCAAGAACAAATTGCAAGAATGGTAAATAAAGAACTATTAACATTTGAACAAGCTGAAGAAATAGCGATTGAAAAGGTAATTTCATTCTTTGACAGTGACTTAGGTAAAAGAGTATTAGCAGCAAAAAGTGTTGAGCGCGAAGTACCATTTACGATGATGCTTTCAGCAGAAGAAGCGTATCAAGATTGGCAAGGGAAGAAAGGCGAATCAATACTTGTCCAAGGGGTTATCGACTGCATGATCGAAGAGGAAGACGGAATTACTTTAATCGACTTTAAAACAGATACGATTGAAGGAAAGTTTCCAGGCGGATTTGATCAAGCGAAACCAATTTTAGAAGACCGATACAAAGTACAGCTTTCACTATATGCAAAAGCACTCGAGAAAAGCTTAAAACATCCTGTGAAAGAGAAATGTTTATACTTCTTTGATGGGAATCATGTTGTAAAGGTTGAGGAATAGAGCATAGAAAGAGGTCATGGAGTATGGCGACGTTAAGAACTTGTGATCAAGGACACGAGTATTATAAAAGTAGCGATTGTCCAATTTGCCCAACCTGTGAGAAAGAGAGAAAGCCAAAAGAAGGCTTTCTTTCTCTTCTTTCAGCACCAGCAAGGCGAGCGTTAGAACACTATGGGGTTCACACTGAAGAAGAACTTTCAAAGTACAGTGAAAAAGAAATTTTGAAACTGCACGGTATAGGACCGGCATCTTTACCTAAATTGAGAGCGGCTTTAGCAGATAAGGGATTATCATTTAAATAAAGAAAAACTAATCATAAAGAACTTGATAGAGGAAGACTGGGGTTCAAACGTAAATATGTAAGGTGTTAAAAAATAGAAGAAACAGCCCTAGCTCTACACAATATAGAGCTAGGGCTGTTTCTTTTTTACGCTGTTCCAATTTGATCTTGGTCTGCTACGTCCGAATCAAATGTATTTGTTGCACTAACGCCGCTAAAAGTATTGACGACAAATCCGACATTGGAAGCCCCAGATCCGTTATAAGCTTTCGTATTTTCTTTCGGAGACACGTTATAAAAATCTCCTAAGTTGAAAGAGCCGTTACTGTTTTGAACGACGAGATTTCCTACAATCGAAGGCATACCATCCACCTACTTTGCTAAGCTTTTTAATTACTATATGAATTATTTAGAGGAAGGTTCATCAGTAATAAATTGGCGGATTTGTAGCGTACGAGAATTATTAAAAAC
Encoded here:
- the addA gene encoding helicase-exonuclease AddAB subunit AddA; protein product: MIENWPQKPEGSQWTDDQWKAVVANGRDILVAAAAGSGKTAVLVERIIKKIISEENPVDVDRLLVVTFTNAAAQEMKNRIGEALEKVLIDGPGSQHIRKQLSLLNKASISTIHSFCLQVIRGYYYMLDVDPRFRIANQTENELLKEEVLDDILEEEYGIEDNSIFFELVDRYTSDRSDDDLQRMILALHTESRAHPNPEKWLDKLVEAYDVEGKTIEDLVYASYLLEDVKFQLETAEEHIRKATELAMLPDGPAPRVETLQADLALLGMLSSAARGSWTGVYEAMQNVSWQTLKRIKKSDYNEDVVKQVDSLRNKAKDEVKKLQEELFSRRPESFLRDFQDMHPVLEKLVKLVKVFTERFQAIKRDKGMVDFTDLEHFCLQILSEQSEAGEMKPSAVALQYRNKFAEVLVDEYQDTNFVQESIIKFVTKDSESEGNLFMVGDVKQSIYRFRLAEPGLFLGKYKRFTQEGLDGGMKIDLAKNFRSRHEVLAGTNFIFKQIMGEEVGEIDYDADAELKLGASYPEGEDVAAELLCIQQTEEEVIDGEEGAEVEKAQLEARLMAQRIKAMVDSGYEVYDRKTDSMRPVQYRDFVILLRSMPWAPQIMEELKLQGIPVYADLATGYFEATEVNIMMNVFRVIDNPMQDIPLAAVLRSPIVGLNDEELATLRAHGKKGSFYEVMSSFLKGAPLEEEQELHDKLEWFYNLLQGWREFARQQSLSDLIWKVYGETGYYDFVGGLPAGKQRQANLRVLYDRARQYEATSFRGLFRFLRFIERILERGDDMGTARALGEQEDVVRIMTIHKSKGLEFPVVFVAGLGRRFNTQDLMKRFLLHKDFGFGSQFIDPRKRIKYTTLSQLAIKRKMKMELIAEEMRVLYVALTRAKEKLILIGTVKDANKEMEKWLDAREHSEWLLPDHIRAGASCYLDWIAPSLYRHRDSEMLLELGQGNIPSDIYGYDTSWKVEVVDGNTLLAPEPVQEEKKELLEALREKKAVLLQSERKDEVYDRLMWKYGYEDATSHRAKQSVTEIKRNYQSEEGSDNAFIKKLRAPIKTRPRFMEKKGLTYAERGTAVHAVMQHVDLKKPITIEVLQEQIARMVNKELLTFEQAEEIAIEKVISFFDSDLGKRVLAAKSVEREVPFTMMLSAEEAYQDWQGKKGESILVQGVIDCMIEEEDGITLIDFKTDTIEGKFPGGFDQAKPILEDRYKVQLSLYAKALEKSLKHPVKEKCLYFFDGNHVVKVEE
- a CDS encoding RNA polymerase alpha subunit C-terminal domain-containing protein — translated: MATLRTCDQGHEYYKSSDCPICPTCEKERKPKEGFLSLLSAPARRALEHYGVHTEEELSKYSEKEILKLHGIGPASLPKLRAALADKGLSFK
- the gerPF gene encoding spore germination protein GerPF; this encodes MPSIVGNLVVQNSNGSFNLGDFYNVSPKENTKAYNGSGASNVGFVVNTFSGVSATNTFDSDVADQDQIGTA